A window of Candidatus Hydrogenedentota bacterium contains these coding sequences:
- a CDS encoding orotate phosphoribosyltransferase translates to MKAEQVIQLFRDTGALLEGHFLYTSGRHGRQFLQAARVLQYPGNGEALGRALAAPFEASAIDLVIGPATGGIILAYETARQLGCRAAYTEKADGGGMALKRGFRLKAGERVLVVEDVITTGGSVLKSINHLIERGAEVIGVSVLIDRSAGKAQFPCPFHPVATLAMESWPADDLPPDLAQSEPVDPDDLIEQ, encoded by the coding sequence ATGAAGGCAGAGCAGGTAATACAGTTGTTTCGCGATACGGGCGCTTTGTTGGAAGGACATTTCCTTTATACAAGCGGCCGTCATGGCCGCCAATTTCTGCAGGCGGCGCGGGTTCTGCAATATCCGGGAAATGGCGAAGCGCTGGGCCGTGCTTTGGCAGCGCCCTTTGAAGCGTCAGCCATTGATCTTGTTATTGGCCCTGCCACGGGCGGGATAATTTTAGCCTATGAAACAGCACGGCAGTTGGGATGCCGCGCCGCCTATACCGAAAAGGCCGATGGCGGAGGCATGGCATTGAAGCGAGGCTTCCGTTTGAAAGCGGGCGAACGCGTGTTGGTGGTGGAGGATGTCATTACGACGGGCGGCTCCGTTTTAAAGTCTATCAATCATCTGATCGAACGGGGCGCTGAAGTAATCGGTGTATCAGTTCTGATTGACCGCAGCGCCGGTAAGGCGCAGTTTCCTTGCCCCTTTCATCCTGTTGCTACGTTGGCGATGGAAAGTTGGCCGGCCGACGATCTGCCCCCCGATTTGGCACAAAGTGAGCCTGTAGATCCCGATGATTTAATAGAGCAATAA
- a CDS encoding transketolase — translation MTLTSQELEVLQERAKLIRREIVDVTGWSGGAHVGGSLSMVDILTVLYWKYMNIDPSRPDWEERDRFVLSKGHGGVGHAVVLAQRGYFDRKELREFNETDSMLGMHLDAHKVLGCEASTGSMGHGLSQAVGMALGARVLKKDWRVYCLVGDGESNEGSIWEAAMSAAHYKLDNLIVFLDRNHMMIDGPTEEVMSLEPLADKWRAFGFETVEVDGHDLVQLADAIEQALQHKGKPFMILCDTVKGKGVDYMEGNPGWHYGGLSTEQVEAAKRSIGE, via the coding sequence ATGACATTGACAAGTCAAGAATTGGAAGTGCTGCAGGAGCGCGCGAAATTAATACGCCGGGAGATTGTGGATGTCACAGGCTGGTCCGGAGGCGCGCACGTTGGCGGTTCGCTCAGTATGGTGGATATACTGACCGTGTTGTATTGGAAGTATATGAATATTGATCCGTCTCGGCCGGACTGGGAAGAGCGGGACCGTTTCGTTTTGAGCAAAGGACACGGCGGCGTGGGTCATGCCGTGGTCTTGGCGCAACGAGGCTATTTTGACCGCAAGGAACTGCGCGAATTCAATGAAACCGATTCCATGTTGGGCATGCACTTGGACGCCCATAAGGTGTTGGGATGTGAGGCATCCACGGGTTCCATGGGTCATGGGTTGTCGCAAGCCGTGGGAATGGCTTTGGGCGCTCGGGTTCTGAAAAAAGACTGGCGCGTCTATTGCTTGGTGGGCGACGGAGAGAGCAACGAAGGGTCTATTTGGGAAGCGGCGATGTCGGCAGCCCACTATAAACTAGATAATTTGATTGTATTTTTAGATCGCAACCACATGATGATTGACGGCCCCACCGAAGAGGTTATGAGTCTTGAACCCTTAGCGGACAAGTGGCGCGCTTTCGGTTTTGAAACCGTGGAAGTGGATGGTCATGATTTGGTTCAACTTGCCGACGCCATCGAACAAGCTTTGCAGCATAAAGGGAAACCCTTCATGATTCTTTGCGATACGGTCAAAGGCAAAGGCGTTGATTATATGGAAGGCAATCCGGGCTGGCACTATGGCGGGCTGAGTACGGAACAAGTGGAAGCAGCCAAACGATCCATAGGAGAATAA
- a CDS encoding transketolase family protein translates to MSKTDSTFSWTIYDANTLSQREIYGIVLKDLGALHPEIVGLSADLAKSTKIGTFGDAYPDRFFNFGIAEQNMFGVSAGLARAGLIPFVSTFSAFASMRACEFLRTDVCYQNLNVKVIATHGGISFGSAGSTHHALEDFAIVRALPNLTVIVPADAIETAQAVKRSMDIDGPVYIRIGRCFEPAVYESEDYEFEIGKAIEMRSGSDLCIIATGNTVWHAVQAADILKEESDISARVLNMHTLKPLDEESILKALVDTRRLITVEDHSIINGLGSAVADVIAGSGKACAFTKLGIPDTFTPHGHPEDLMHNFKIDTEGIVEKVRELLNREFEETEDWEDEV, encoded by the coding sequence ATGTCAAAAACAGACAGTACCTTTAGTTGGACCATTTATGATGCCAATACCCTTTCTCAGCGGGAAATTTATGGCATCGTCTTGAAAGATTTAGGCGCCCTTCATCCTGAAATTGTGGGCCTTTCCGCGGATTTGGCGAAATCGACCAAGATCGGAACTTTCGGCGACGCCTATCCCGATCGCTTTTTTAATTTCGGCATCGCCGAGCAAAACATGTTTGGTGTGAGTGCAGGGCTTGCCAGGGCAGGGCTCATTCCTTTCGTTTCTACCTTCTCCGCTTTTGCGTCTATGCGCGCTTGTGAATTCCTGCGCACTGATGTTTGCTACCAAAATCTGAATGTGAAAGTGATCGCAACCCATGGCGGCATTTCCTTCGGTTCTGCAGGAAGTACGCATCACGCTCTTGAAGATTTCGCCATCGTGCGCGCCTTGCCCAATCTGACCGTCATCGTACCGGCTGACGCCATAGAGACTGCGCAAGCCGTGAAGCGGAGCATGGATATTGATGGGCCGGTCTACATTCGTATTGGACGCTGTTTCGAGCCTGCCGTTTATGAATCGGAAGACTATGAATTTGAGATCGGCAAAGCCATTGAAATGCGTTCCGGTTCCGATTTATGTATTATTGCCACAGGCAACACCGTTTGGCATGCAGTGCAAGCAGCGGACATACTTAAGGAAGAAAGTGATATCAGTGCGCGGGTGCTCAATATGCACACACTGAAACCTTTGGACGAAGAGAGCATTTTAAAAGCCCTTGTTGATACACGGCGCTTGATCACCGTTGAAGATCACTCTATTATCAACGGATTGGGAAGTGCAGTGGCCGATGTGATCGCCGGCAGCGGAAAAGCCTGTGCCTTCACAAAACTGGGTATCCCCGACACCTTCACGCCTCATGGACATCCGGAAGACCTCATGCACAACTTCAAAATTGATACAGAGGGCATCGTAGAGAAGGTTCGCGAATTGTTGAATCGAGAGTTTGAAGAGACGGAAGACTGGGAAGATGAGGTGTAA
- the pyrF gene encoding orotidine-5'-phosphate decarboxylase produces the protein MSTELIVVLDMDTREAALEAVHACGACEWFKIGAQLFTRCGPDIVREVQACGKKVFLDLKYHDIPNTVGAASRAAADLGAGLMTLHAGGGRAMIEAARAAVEGSDTRILAVTVLTSISEVVLHEEVGIREKVRDAVRRLALQAIDAGAHGIVCSPLEIEILREALGKDPLIVTPGVRPTWASKDDQARVMTPREAALAGASMVVVGRPILKHPNPSEAAAQILEELHL, from the coding sequence ATGTCAACAGAATTAATTGTTGTTTTAGATATGGATACCCGTGAAGCCGCTTTGGAAGCGGTTCACGCATGTGGCGCCTGTGAATGGTTTAAGATCGGCGCCCAATTGTTTACGCGCTGCGGTCCTGATATCGTCCGCGAGGTGCAGGCTTGTGGTAAAAAAGTTTTTCTTGACCTTAAATATCATGATATCCCGAACACGGTGGGCGCTGCGTCTCGCGCTGCCGCCGATCTCGGCGCCGGGCTCATGACACTTCATGCCGGCGGCGGACGTGCCATGATCGAAGCGGCACGAGCGGCTGTGGAAGGCAGTGACACACGCATTTTGGCGGTTACGGTGCTGACCAGCATCAGCGAGGTGGTGCTTCATGAAGAAGTGGGAATACGAGAGAAGGTTCGAGATGCTGTCCGTCGTCTAGCCCTCCAGGCTATTGATGCAGGTGCTCACGGTATCGTATGTTCCCCCTTAGAAATAGAAATTTTACGGGAAGCCTTGGGAAAAGATCCGCTGATTGTCACACCCGGTGTACGCCCAACGTGGGCGTCCAAGGATGATCAAGCGCGCGTCATGACCCCCCGGGAGGCCGCCTTAGCGGGCGCGTCCATGGTTGTAGTGGGTCGTCCCATCTTGAAGCACCCCAATCCATCAGAAGCTGCTGCACAAATTTTGGAGGAGTTACATCTATGA